One genomic region from Patescibacteria group bacterium encodes:
- the prfA gene encoding peptide chain release factor 1: MYEDIKKKFKELEEKLADPKAMSGPQKLAEARKQYAEMKEVAGMVLELEKIGGRIEENKKIVKQEKEGELKEMAQAELVELEKKYEDLKNEIEVKLKPSDPRDKKNVILEIRAGTGGDESALFAANLFRMYSRFAERQGWKTEILNSNRIGIGGFKEIIFEIKGKNVFGHLKYEGGTHRVQRVPETEKQGRIHTSTATVAVLPEADEVDLAINPNDIRIDTFCSSGPGGQSVNTTYSAIRVLHLPTGLIVQCQDQKSQHQNKEKALQILRSRLFEKAEEEKREKDSAERKQQFGHGERSDKIRTYNFPQDRVTDHRIQQTWHSIVRIMDGEIGDIIKELRSKL; this comes from the coding sequence ATGTATGAAGATATAAAGAAAAAATTTAAAGAGCTCGAAGAAAAGCTGGCTGACCCAAAAGCCATGTCCGGACCCCAAAAACTCGCCGAGGCCAGAAAGCAGTATGCGGAAATGAAGGAAGTGGCGGGAATGGTTTTGGAATTGGAAAAAATAGGCGGACGGATTGAGGAAAACAAAAAAATAGTAAAACAGGAAAAGGAAGGAGAGTTAAAGGAAATGGCGCAGGCGGAACTAGTTGAATTAGAAAAAAAATATGAAGATTTAAAAAACGAAATAGAGGTTAAATTAAAGCCGTCTGACCCGCGGGACAAAAAGAACGTTATTTTGGAAATCCGGGCCGGCACAGGCGGAGACGAATCAGCTCTGTTCGCCGCCAACCTTTTCCGGATGTATTCCCGGTTTGCCGAACGGCAGGGCTGGAAAACGGAAATTTTAAACTCCAACCGCATCGGCATCGGCGGTTTTAAAGAAATCATTTTTGAAATAAAAGGCAAAAACGTTTTTGGCCACTTAAAATACGAGGGCGGCACCCACCGCGTGCAAAGGGTGCCGGAAACGGAGAAACAGGGCCGAATTCATACCTCAACCGCCACGGTGGCGGTTTTACCTGAAGCTGATGAAGTGGATTTGGCGATAAATCCGAACGACATTCGGATTGATACTTTCTGCTCATCCGGACCGGGCGGCCAAAGCGTAAATACGACCTATTCGGCTATACGGGTACTCCACCTCCCTACCGGTTTAATTGTCCAGTGCCAGGACCAAAAATCCCAGCACCAAAACAAAGAAAAAGCTCTGCAGATTCTCCGCTCGCGTCTTTTTGAAAAAGCCGAAGAAGAAAAACGGGAAAAAGATTCAGCGGAGAGAAAGCAGCAATTCGGCCACGGGGAAAGAAGCGATAAGATAAGGACTTATAATTTCCCGCAGGACCGCGTAACCGACCATCGTATCCAGCAAACCTGGCATTCCATTGTCCGGATTATGGACGGAGAAATCGGCGACATCATAAAAGAGCTAAGATCAAAATTGTAA
- a CDS encoding type II secretion system protein has product MKKINQAGFTLIELLVVISIIGFIAVAALFSFNIVRMQARDATRTGNIAVLSRALAMYMNDQGAYPLSSGGCLSASGGPGKNLQDAGVIVATPVDPLWPTALPGSIHTDGYAVSPSSNFCYYYTGTDKNYYISYYLESNSKSGSAGIHVVTPAGAKN; this is encoded by the coding sequence ATGAAAAAAATAAATCAGGCTGGGTTTACCCTGATTGAACTTTTAGTGGTCATTTCAATCATCGGCTTCATCGCCGTAGCCGCTCTTTTTAGTTTTAACATTGTCAGAATGCAAGCCCGTGACGCTACCCGAACCGGCAACATCGCCGTTTTGAGCCGGGCTTTGGCCATGTATATGAACGATCAAGGCGCTTACCCGCTTTCTTCGGGCGGATGCTTATCGGCTAGCGGCGGACCGGGAAAAAATTTGCAGGATGCCGGCGTGATTGTCGCAACCCCTGTTGACCCGCTTTGGCCGACAGCCTTGCCTGGTTCAATTCATACTGACGGATATGCCGTCAGCCCATCCAGCAATTTTTGCTATTACTACACGGGAACTGATAAAAATTATTACATCAGCTATTACCTTGAATCAAACTCAAAGTCGGGTTCCGCCGGCATTCATGTTGTGACCCCGGCCGGAGCCAAAAATTAA
- the prmC gene encoding peptide chain release factor N(5)-glutamine methyltransferase, producing MEIKQALIKGANQFKRNKIKNPAFEAEILLSYVLKKNREFLFTHPEKKLTSRRIKNYQKLVARRLRGEPIAYLTGQKEFYGLNFFVNKNVLIPRPETELMVEETLKRITRNVERVTLIDVGTGSGCIIIALAKKINLRIKNYDLRVLGVDISKKALVIAKKNAKLHGVYNKIKFIHGNLLKPIIQNSKFKISDSKLIILANLPYGWKEWKNNCSMETLGLKFEPKIALFTGRDGLGLYEKFFRQIKKLLKLKPASLSVFCEFDPRQTKKIKKLAQRELPEAKLQVKKDLAGRNRLAIMEF from the coding sequence ATGGAAATAAAGCAAGCCCTAATAAAAGGAGCAAACCAATTCAAAAGAAATAAGATAAAAAATCCGGCTTTTGAGGCGGAGATTTTATTATCTTATGTTTTGAAGAAAAATCGGGAATTTTTGTTTACCCACCCGGAAAAAAAATTAACATCCAGGCGGATTAAAAATTATCAAAAGCTGGTGGCTAGAAGGTTGAGGGGCGAACCGATCGCTTATTTGACCGGGCAGAAAGAGTTTTACGGCTTAAATTTTTTTGTTAATAAAAATGTTTTAATCCCCCGGCCGGAAACGGAGCTGATGGTGGAAGAGACCCTAAAACGCATAACGCGCAACGTAGAACGCGTAACATTAATAGATGTGGGGACGGGTTCCGGATGTATTATAATCGCTTTAGCCAAAAAAATAAATTTAAGAATTAAAAATTATGATTTAAGAGTGTTGGGCGTGGATATTTCAAAGAAAGCTCTGGTTATAGCCAAAAAAAATGCTAAGTTGCATGGAGTTTACAATAAGATAAAATTCATCCATGGCAATTTACTTAAACCCATTATTCAAAATTCAAAATTCAAAATCTCGGATTCAAAGTTAATAATTCTCGCCAATCTGCCCTATGGCTGGAAAGAGTGGAAAAATAATTGCTCAATGGAAACGCTTGGATTGAAGTTTGAACCGAAAATCGCTTTGTTCACAGGCAGGGACGGGTTGGGATTGTATGAAAAATTTTTTAGGCAAATTAAAAAGTTGCTTAAATTAAAACCGGCTTCCCTCTCCGTTTTTTGCGAATTTGACCCAAGACAAACCAAAAAAATAAAAAAACTCGCGCAGAGAGAACTGCCCGAGGCAAAACTCCAAGTAAAAAAAGACCTGGCCGGCCGTAATCGTTTGGCAATTATGGAGTTTTAA
- a CDS encoding DUF3048 domain-containing protein translates to MSLVLAFIAFVYFITFYPDLFNKVGQNFSISKNDRPAEDACPGCLPRFIDGKPVPAGKENLFPAGVVIDNHPDGRPVFGLAGANLVYEAEAEGGITRYLAFFAGGEEIEKIGPVRSARPYFIDWIKELSALFAHCGGSPEALAKIYRENIFDFDEFYQSSYFWRDKQKPAPYNIFTSSANLEEYLKNKNLTEGKFLSWRFKEDEPPAAGPKDDIEIGFKPPNFTVRWKYDIINNEYIRYLAGEAHLDGQSNEEIRAKNIIIQYQETEVLDKELRLKIETLGRGKAVICLDGSCQEGEWQKNTLSARTRYYVGEEEVRLNPGKIWIEIVKPKLEIIYPDK, encoded by the coding sequence TTGTCTTTAGTTTTGGCTTTTATAGCTTTTGTTTATTTTATTACTTTTTACCCCGATTTATTTAATAAAGTAGGCCAAAATTTTAGCATTTCAAAGAACGACCGGCCGGCAGAAGATGCCTGTCCCGGCTGCCTGCCCCGTTTCATAGATGGCAAGCCGGTTCCGGCCGGAAAGGAAAATTTATTCCCGGCGGGAGTGGTCATAGACAACCATCCTGACGGTCGACCGGTTTTTGGTTTGGCAGGAGCCAATCTGGTTTATGAGGCCGAAGCCGAAGGGGGAATTACCAGATATTTAGCTTTTTTTGCCGGCGGGGAAGAAATAGAAAAAATAGGGCCAGTCAGAAGCGCCCGGCCTTATTTCATTGATTGGATCAAGGAATTGTCGGCTCTTTTTGCCCATTGCGGCGGCAGCCCGGAAGCTTTGGCCAAAATTTACAGAGAAAATATTTTTGACTTTGACGAATTTTATCAAAGCTCTTATTTCTGGCGGGACAAACAAAAGCCGGCGCCTTACAATATTTTTACCTCCTCGGCCAATTTGGAGGAATATCTGAAAAACAAAAATCTAACCGAGGGGAAATTTTTAAGCTGGCGGTTCAAAGAAGATGAACCGCCAGCGGCCGGGCCAAAAGATGATATAGAAATAGGCTTTAAACCACCAAATTTCACGGTAAGATGGAAATATGATATAATAAATAACGAATATATCCGGTATTTGGCCGGAGAAGCCCATCTTGACGGCCAAAGCAATGAGGAAATACGGGCAAAAAATATTATTATCCAATATCAAGAAACCGAGGTTTTGGATAAAGAATTACGGTTAAAAATTGAAACTCTGGGCAGGGGCAAAGCTGTTATTTGCCTAGACGGAAGCTGCCAAGAGGGGGAGTGGCAAAAAAATACTCTGTCCGCCCGCACCCGGTATTATGTCGGCGAAGAAGAAGTAAGGCTTAACCCGGGAAAAATCTGGATAGAAATAGTAAAGCCGAAGCTGGAAATAATTTACCCCGATAAATAA